In Mycobacterium gallinarum, a single window of DNA contains:
- the whiA gene encoding DNA-binding protein WhiA has translation MTAEVKDELSRLQVNSVSARRAEVASLLRFAGGLHIVSGRVVVEAEVDLGIIARRLRKDIYDLYGYNAVVHVLSASGIRKSTRYVLRVAKDGEALARQTGLLDLRGRPVRGLPAQVVGGSVADAEAAWRGAFLAHGSLTEPGRSSALEVSCPGPEAALALVGAARRLGVSAKAREVRGADRVVVRDGEAIGALLTRMGAQDTRLTWEERRMRREVRATANRLANFDDANLRRSARAAVAAAARVERALEILADTVPDHLAAAGKLRVEHRQASLEELGRLADPPMTKDAVAGRIRRLLSMADRKAKQDGIPDTESAVTPDLLEDA, from the coding sequence ATGACAGCCGAGGTCAAAGACGAGCTCAGCCGTCTTCAGGTCAATTCGGTGAGTGCGCGCCGCGCCGAGGTGGCATCGCTGCTGCGGTTCGCCGGTGGACTGCACATCGTGTCCGGCCGGGTGGTTGTCGAGGCCGAGGTCGATTTGGGGATCATCGCCCGGCGCCTGCGTAAGGACATCTACGACCTGTACGGCTACAACGCTGTGGTGCATGTGCTGTCGGCGAGCGGTATCCGCAAGAGCACCCGGTATGTCCTGCGGGTCGCCAAGGACGGTGAGGCGCTGGCCCGCCAGACCGGTCTGCTGGATCTGCGTGGACGGCCGGTGCGTGGCCTTCCCGCACAAGTGGTCGGCGGTAGCGTCGCCGACGCCGAAGCTGCTTGGCGTGGCGCGTTTTTGGCGCACGGATCCCTTACCGAACCGGGCCGGTCCTCGGCGCTCGAGGTCAGTTGCCCAGGGCCCGAGGCGGCGCTGGCGCTCGTCGGCGCGGCACGCCGACTCGGGGTCAGCGCGAAGGCCCGTGAAGTCAGGGGCGCCGACCGGGTGGTGGTGCGCGACGGCGAGGCCATCGGCGCATTGCTGACGCGCATGGGTGCCCAGGACACCAGGTTGACGTGGGAGGAGCGGCGGATGCGCCGCGAGGTGCGTGCCACCGCCAACCGGCTGGCAAACTTCGACGACGCGAATCTACGGCGCTCGGCGCGGGCGGCGGTCGCTGCGGCCGCGCGCGTGGAGCGGGCGCTGGAGATCCTCGCCGACACCGTTCCGGACCATCTGGCCGCAGCGGGCAAGCTGCGCGTCGAGCATCGGCAGGCGTCGCTCGAAGAGTTGGGCCGGCTCGCCGATCCACCGATGACGAAAGACGCCGTGGCGGGCCGTATTCGACGGCTGCTGTCCATGGCAGACCGCAAGGCCAAGCAGGACGGTATTCCCGACACCGAGTCGGCCGTCACACCGGATCTGCTCGAAGACGCCTAG
- the uvrC gene encoding excinuclease ABC subunit UvrC, with the protein MPDPATYRPAPGSIPIQPGVYRFRDPHGRVIYVGKAKSLRSRLNSYFADLSGLAPRTRQMVTSAAGVEWTVVNTEVEALQLEYNWIKEFDPRFNVRYRDDKSYPVLAVTLNEEYPRLMVYRGARRKGVRYFGPYSHAWAIRETLDLLTRVFPARTCSAGVFKRHRQIDRPCLLGYIDKCSAPCVGRVTAESHRQIVENFCDFLAGKTDRLIRDMEHEMNRAAELLDFERAARLRDNISAMKRAMEKQAVVFGDGTDADVVAFADDDLEAAVQVFHVRGGRVRGQRGWIVEKSGEPGESGLEYLVEQFLTQFYGDQADLDGAADMSLTPVPRQVLVPCLPDNAEEIETWLSQLRGSRVSVRVPQRGDKRALAETVKRNAQDALTQHKLRRAGDFTARSAALQSIQESLGLADAPLRIECVDISHVQGTDVVASLVVFEDGLPRKSDYRHYAIRGAAGEGRSDDVASIAEVTRRRFHRHVHDLQHPTELALEGKSRKFAYPPNLFVVDGGAPQVNAAQAVLDELGISDVAVIGLAKRLEEVWVPAEPDPLIMPRNSEGLYLLQRVRDEAHRFAITYHRSKRSKRMTASALDSIRGLGEHRRKALVTHFGSVARLKEASVEEITAVPGIGAATAKAVLEALGVPPDSGAPEPVIGNDQSRASG; encoded by the coding sequence GTGCCCGATCCAGCGACGTACCGACCCGCTCCCGGGTCGATCCCCATCCAGCCGGGTGTCTACCGGTTCCGGGATCCGCACGGTCGGGTGATCTACGTCGGCAAGGCCAAGAGTCTGCGGAGCCGGCTGAACTCGTACTTCGCCGATTTGTCCGGCCTGGCGCCGCGCACCCGCCAGATGGTGACGTCGGCGGCCGGCGTCGAGTGGACCGTGGTCAACACCGAAGTCGAGGCGCTGCAGCTCGAGTACAACTGGATCAAGGAGTTCGATCCGCGGTTCAACGTGCGCTACCGCGATGACAAGTCGTACCCGGTGCTCGCCGTGACGCTGAACGAGGAGTACCCGCGGCTGATGGTCTATCGCGGCGCGCGGCGCAAGGGGGTTCGCTATTTCGGGCCCTACTCGCATGCGTGGGCGATCCGCGAAACGCTCGACCTGCTGACCCGGGTCTTTCCGGCGCGCACCTGTTCGGCGGGAGTTTTCAAGCGGCACAGGCAGATCGACCGGCCCTGCCTGCTCGGGTACATCGACAAGTGCTCGGCACCGTGCGTCGGGCGGGTGACGGCCGAGTCGCACCGGCAGATCGTCGAGAATTTCTGCGACTTCTTGGCGGGCAAGACCGACCGGCTGATCCGTGACATGGAACACGAGATGAACCGTGCTGCCGAGCTGCTGGACTTCGAGCGGGCGGCCCGGTTGCGGGACAACATTTCCGCGATGAAGCGGGCTATGGAGAAGCAGGCCGTGGTGTTCGGCGACGGCACCGACGCGGACGTGGTGGCCTTCGCCGACGACGATCTGGAAGCTGCTGTGCAGGTGTTCCACGTGCGGGGTGGCCGGGTGCGCGGCCAGCGCGGTTGGATCGTCGAAAAGTCCGGTGAGCCTGGTGAATCCGGCCTCGAGTACCTCGTCGAGCAGTTCCTGACCCAGTTCTACGGCGATCAGGCCGACCTCGACGGCGCCGCCGATATGTCGTTGACGCCGGTGCCCCGGCAGGTGCTGGTCCCGTGTCTGCCGGACAACGCCGAAGAAATCGAGACGTGGTTGTCACAGCTGCGCGGCTCGAGGGTGTCGGTGCGGGTCCCTCAGCGCGGTGACAAACGCGCGCTGGCCGAGACGGTCAAACGCAACGCGCAGGATGCGCTGACGCAGCACAAACTCCGGCGAGCGGGCGACTTCACCGCAAGAAGCGCTGCATTGCAGAGCATTCAGGAATCGCTGGGTCTGGCCGACGCGCCGCTTCGCATCGAGTGCGTCGACATCAGCCACGTTCAGGGCACCGATGTCGTGGCCTCGCTGGTGGTGTTCGAGGACGGGCTACCGCGCAAGTCCGACTATCGCCACTATGCGATCAGGGGCGCTGCGGGGGAGGGGCGCTCCGACGACGTCGCGTCGATCGCCGAGGTAACCCGGCGACGTTTCCACCGGCACGTGCACGACCTGCAACATCCGACAGAGCTTGCACTGGAAGGGAAATCGCGAAAATTCGCCTACCCGCCCAATCTGTTCGTCGTCGACGGCGGAGCCCCGCAGGTCAACGCCGCGCAGGCGGTGCTCGATGAGCTGGGTATCAGCGATGTCGCCGTCATCGGGCTGGCGAAACGGCTGGAAGAGGTGTGGGTCCCGGCTGAGCCTGACCCTCTGATCATGCCGCGCAATAGCGAAGGCTTGTATCTGCTGCAGCGGGTACGCGACGAGGCGCACCGGTTCGCGATCACCTATCACCGCAGCAAGCGGTCGAAGCGGATGACGGCGTCGGCCCTGGATTCGATCCGCGGGCTCGGCGAGCATCGTCGTAAGGCGCTGGTCACCCATTTCGGATCGGTCGCTCGCTTGAAGGAGGCCAGCGTCGAGGAGATCACCGCCGTGCCCGGCATCGGTGCGGCGACGGCGAAGGCCGTTCTGGAAGCTCTCGGTGTCCCGCCCGATTCCGGAGCGCCCGAACCGGTTATCGGCAATGATCAGAGCAGAGCATCCGGATGA
- the rapZ gene encoding RNase adapter RapZ: MQKELQDGAGNGERGGSGIDVVLVTGLSGAGRGTAAKVLEDLGWYVADNLPPELIARMVELGLAAGSRITQLAVVMDVRSRGFTGDLDWVRKDLATRNITPRVLFLEASDDILVRRYEQNRRSHPLQGNQTLAEGIAAERTMLAPIRAAADLVIDTSTLPVPALRESIERAFGGETVAHTNVTVESFGYKYGLPMDADTVMDVRFLPNPHWVDELRPHSGQHPAVRDYVLGQPGAGEFLETYHRLLDFVIDGYRREGKRYMTVAIGCTGGKHRSVAIAEALAARLQGGDDLTVRVLHRDLGRE, from the coding sequence ATGCAAAAAGAATTGCAGGATGGCGCCGGCAACGGCGAACGTGGGGGATCCGGCATCGATGTCGTACTGGTCACCGGGCTGTCCGGCGCAGGCCGGGGTACGGCGGCCAAGGTGCTGGAGGATCTCGGCTGGTATGTGGCCGACAATCTGCCGCCCGAGCTGATCGCTCGGATGGTAGAGCTTGGACTGGCGGCGGGCTCGCGGATCACCCAGCTGGCGGTGGTCATGGACGTGCGGTCCCGCGGGTTCACCGGCGATCTCGACTGGGTCCGCAAGGACCTGGCCACCCGCAACATCACCCCGCGGGTGCTGTTTCTCGAAGCGTCCGACGACATCCTGGTCCGCCGCTATGAGCAAAACCGGCGCAGCCATCCATTGCAGGGGAATCAGACTCTTGCAGAAGGCATTGCGGCCGAGCGGACCATGCTCGCGCCCATCCGGGCCGCCGCTGATCTGGTCATCGACACGTCGACACTGCCCGTTCCCGCGTTGCGGGAAAGCATCGAGCGCGCCTTCGGCGGCGAAACCGTCGCTCACACCAATGTCACCGTCGAGTCCTTCGGATACAAGTACGGGTTGCCCATGGACGCCGATACGGTGATGGATGTGCGCTTTCTGCCAAATCCGCATTGGGTGGACGAGCTACGACCGCATAGCGGACAGCACCCGGCCGTCCGCGACTACGTACTCGGCCAACCGGGCGCCGGAGAATTCTTGGAGACCTACCATCGTCTGCTGGACTTCGTCATCGACGGATACCGTCGCGAGGGTAAGCGCTATATGACTGTTGCTATTGGCTGCACCGGAGGTAAGCATCGCAGCGTGGCGATCGCCGAGGCGCTGGCGGCCAGACTGCAGGGCGGTGACGACCTCACGGTGCGGGTATTGCACCGGGATTTGGGGCGCGAATGA
- a CDS encoding gluconeogenesis factor YvcK family protein yields the protein MSPRIVALGGGHGLYATLSAARRLTPHVTAIVTVADDGGSSGRLRSELDVVPPGDLRMALAALASDTPHGRLWATILQHRFGGNGALAGHPIGNLMLAGLNEVLADPVAALDELGRVLGIHGRVLPMCPMGLSIEADVAGLESDPRMSRVIRGQVAIATTVGKVRRVRLIPGDPPATRQAVDAIMAADLVVLGPGSWFTSVIPHVLVPQLVAALQATAARRALVVNLVAEPGETAEFSAERHIHVLSQHAPGFTMHEVIVDASRVPTEREREQLRRTAKILDAQVEFADVSRPGTPLHDPARLAAALEGVRLRGAAPPASPTPTVPTPTANGPRGDDSWR from the coding sequence ATGAGTCCGCGGATCGTTGCCCTCGGAGGTGGGCACGGCCTCTACGCCACGCTGTCGGCGGCCCGCAGACTCACCCCGCACGTCACCGCGATCGTCACGGTCGCCGACGACGGTGGTTCCTCCGGCCGGCTACGCAGCGAACTCGATGTCGTGCCGCCGGGTGATCTGCGAATGGCTTTGGCCGCGTTGGCATCCGACACACCGCATGGGCGACTCTGGGCGACGATCCTGCAGCATCGGTTTGGTGGCAACGGTGCGCTCGCGGGGCACCCGATCGGCAACCTGATGCTCGCGGGTCTCAACGAGGTGCTCGCCGATCCGGTGGCGGCGCTCGACGAGCTGGGCCGCGTCCTCGGCATCCACGGCCGGGTCCTGCCGATGTGCCCGATGGGCCTGAGCATCGAGGCCGACGTGGCGGGCCTGGAATCCGATCCGCGGATGAGCCGGGTGATCCGGGGGCAGGTGGCGATCGCGACCACCGTCGGGAAGGTGCGCAGGGTCCGGTTGATACCGGGTGACCCGCCGGCCACCAGGCAGGCGGTGGACGCGATCATGGCCGCCGACCTGGTCGTGCTCGGTCCTGGGTCGTGGTTCACGAGCGTCATCCCGCACGTGCTCGTTCCGCAGCTGGTGGCGGCGCTGCAGGCGACGGCCGCACGTCGGGCGCTGGTGGTGAACCTGGTGGCAGAACCCGGGGAGACCGCGGAGTTCTCGGCCGAACGTCATATCCATGTGTTGTCGCAGCACGCGCCGGGTTTCACGATGCACGAGGTCATCGTCGACGCCAGCCGTGTCCCGACCGAGCGGGAGCGTGAGCAATTGCGCCGAACCGCGAAAATCTTGGATGCCCAAGTGGAGTTTGCTGACGTGTCCAGACCTGGTACACCTTTACATGACCCGGCGAGGTTGGCCGCGGCTCTGGAGGGTGTGCGGTTGCGTGGTGCGGCGCCGCCTGCGTCTCCAACGCCGACCGTGCCCACACCGACAGCGAACGGACCGAGAGGTGACGACTCGTGGCGATGA
- a CDS encoding adenylate/guanylate cyclase domain-containing protein, protein MPAGDPPSGVVTFLFTDIEGSTRRWESEADAMRAALAAHDKVLRTTIDAHGGYVFSHSGDGMAAAFSSPMSAVGAAIDAQRELQLPVRMGIATGEAELRDDDYFGTVLNRAARLMAAGHGGQILVAESTAGLLSGVELSDLGRRQLRDVPNPLNVFQVQCLGLRTDFPPLRTVDPTPGNLPRSSTAFVGRDADLAEIVAALESRPMVTLTGVGGVGKTRLAVEAAACVSDRFPDGVWYFELAAVTDEKAVPDAVAGVLGITQQPGLSMTESIAAALEGRSRLLLFDNCEHLLDATADLAEAILGSADSVRIIATSREGLALAVEQVWPVRSLDLDAAVELFSERAHRVAPGAMLDDTDAVAEICRRLDGIPLAIELAASRMSSMTAVEVRDHLDHRLKLLVGSRRALGRHQTLRHAVAWSYNLLDDPEKRLLEWCSVFAGGFDLDAACAVAGRPDADRYVIVDLLDALVRKSLIVAEHSSGRTRFSMLETIREFADEQLAGRGDVARARDAHARHFAGREAAILELWNSPRQREAYVWYMTELGNLRSAFRWAADTGDLDTAATIVTFLGILAYPLENQEPIAWAEELIDSARTAAHPRLVGLYVVAALCWLTGRFEDALAYADAGSIAMRSEHRAVPFSSDGLFGGLYVSLGDVDSGINWYDTYLEHNEDSIGIVRANRVLALALAGRVDEAIAAAPDVVDVAEASGNPYALSFALLAYGIAFREADPEAALEGMRRGLVIAHESGARSNEAYLANNIGRLEASQGDMVAALNHLKLGIRINHSSGAIVALRSPLAILANILDRLQLHDHAAVIAGFADSELTAVVFPEFRSTLTRLRSVLGDDTYEALARQGASMTTAAIATYALEKIEELRTTLERST, encoded by the coding sequence GTGCCCGCGGGGGACCCGCCCAGTGGCGTGGTCACGTTCTTGTTCACCGATATCGAGGGTTCGACCCGTCGGTGGGAGTCGGAAGCGGATGCGATGCGCGCGGCGCTGGCGGCGCATGACAAGGTGCTGCGCACCACGATCGATGCCCATGGGGGGTACGTCTTCAGTCACAGCGGTGACGGGATGGCTGCGGCGTTCTCGTCGCCGATGTCTGCAGTGGGGGCGGCGATCGATGCGCAGCGGGAGTTGCAGTTGCCGGTGCGGATGGGGATCGCTACCGGGGAAGCCGAGTTACGTGATGACGACTATTTCGGGACGGTGCTCAATCGCGCAGCGCGGCTGATGGCTGCTGGCCACGGCGGTCAGATCTTGGTCGCCGAATCGACCGCAGGCCTCCTGAGCGGAGTGGAGTTGTCCGATCTGGGACGACGACAACTGCGCGACGTCCCCAATCCCCTCAACGTGTTTCAGGTTCAGTGCCTCGGATTGCGCACAGATTTCCCACCTCTGCGAACGGTCGATCCGACTCCTGGAAATCTTCCGCGGTCGTCGACCGCTTTCGTCGGCCGCGATGCCGACCTCGCCGAAATCGTTGCGGCGCTGGAGTCTCGGCCGATGGTCACGCTCACCGGCGTCGGTGGGGTCGGGAAGACCCGATTAGCGGTGGAGGCCGCCGCGTGCGTGTCCGATCGGTTTCCCGACGGGGTCTGGTATTTCGAACTGGCCGCCGTCACCGATGAGAAGGCGGTGCCGGATGCGGTGGCCGGCGTTCTCGGCATCACGCAGCAGCCTGGTCTGTCCATGACCGAGTCGATAGCTGCCGCGCTCGAGGGCCGGTCCCGCCTTCTGCTGTTCGACAACTGTGAACACCTGCTCGACGCGACCGCGGATCTCGCCGAAGCCATACTCGGGTCCGCCGATAGCGTGAGAATCATTGCGACCAGCCGCGAGGGGCTCGCTCTTGCTGTCGAACAGGTATGGCCCGTGCGCTCGCTGGATCTCGACGCAGCCGTGGAGCTGTTCAGCGAACGAGCCCACCGGGTGGCGCCAGGGGCAATGCTCGATGACACCGATGCTGTCGCGGAGATTTGCCGACGGCTTGACGGCATTCCGTTGGCCATCGAACTGGCCGCGTCGCGCATGTCTTCGATGACTGCGGTGGAGGTTCGGGACCATCTCGATCACCGCCTCAAACTCCTCGTCGGATCCAGGCGTGCTCTGGGGCGCCATCAGACGTTGCGCCACGCGGTGGCGTGGTCCTATAACTTGCTGGACGACCCCGAGAAGCGGCTACTGGAATGGTGTTCGGTGTTCGCCGGTGGTTTTGATCTCGACGCCGCGTGTGCCGTAGCGGGACGACCGGATGCTGATCGGTACGTGATCGTGGATCTGCTTGACGCGTTGGTGCGCAAATCCCTGATCGTGGCCGAACATTCGTCGGGACGGACGCGCTTCTCAATGCTCGAGACGATCCGTGAGTTCGCCGACGAACAGCTCGCGGGCCGCGGCGACGTCGCGCGGGCGCGTGACGCACACGCACGCCACTTCGCCGGTCGCGAAGCCGCCATTCTGGAACTGTGGAACAGCCCACGCCAGCGGGAGGCCTACGTCTGGTACATGACCGAATTGGGCAATCTGCGTTCGGCTTTTCGGTGGGCAGCCGATACCGGTGACCTCGACACGGCCGCCACCATCGTCACCTTCCTGGGAATCTTGGCCTACCCCTTGGAGAATCAAGAGCCCATCGCGTGGGCGGAAGAACTCATAGACTCCGCGCGCACCGCTGCCCATCCCCGTCTGGTGGGCTTGTATGTCGTTGCCGCGCTCTGCTGGTTGACTGGCCGTTTCGAGGATGCGCTTGCGTACGCAGATGCCGGCAGTATTGCGATGCGGTCCGAGCACCGCGCGGTGCCCTTCAGTTCGGATGGCTTGTTCGGTGGCCTGTACGTATCTCTTGGTGACGTCGACAGTGGCATCAACTGGTACGACACCTATCTCGAGCACAACGAGGACTCGATCGGCATTGTCAGGGCGAATCGGGTCCTTGCACTTGCGCTGGCCGGTCGTGTCGATGAGGCGATCGCCGCAGCGCCCGATGTCGTCGATGTCGCCGAGGCCAGCGGTAACCCCTACGCGCTGTCCTTCGCGCTACTGGCGTACGGCATCGCCTTCCGCGAGGCGGATCCGGAGGCCGCGCTCGAGGGCATGCGGCGCGGGTTGGTCATCGCACACGAAAGCGGTGCCCGTTCCAATGAGGCGTACCTGGCCAACAACATCGGACGGCTGGAGGCATCCCAAGGCGACATGGTCGCTGCGCTCAACCATTTGAAGCTGGGGATTCGCATCAATCACAGTTCGGGGGCCATCGTTGCGCTTCGGAGCCCACTCGCGATCCTCGCGAACATATTGGATCGGCTGCAACTCCATGACCATGCGGCCGTCATTGCCGGTTTCGCGGATAGCGAGCTGACCGCAGTGGTCTTTCCAGAGTTCCGCAGCACCCTCACACGCCTGCGCAGTGTGCTCGGCGACGACACGTATGAAGCGCTAGCGCGTCAAGGCGCGTCCATGACCACCGCGGCCATCGCCACCTACGCCCTCGAAAAGATCGAGGAGTTGCGAACCACACTCGAGCGTTCAACATGA
- a CDS encoding ABC transporter substrate-binding protein, giving the protein METLRVGAAFPDPPFNGMPDDTGLDIDLMAAIAEKIGATVEFIAYEGVDFNGIFDGLGARYDCVTAGTTVTPDREKKAQFLPPYLISGQSLAVDIRRLPHVTSIDDLEGLTIGVQQGNTSQPIAERLVAQGKAAAVRVYDYGSIRSALADLTTGECDAFMKLAPVLNELVKPIPGVEVVQRGISVENIAIAVALGDQTLLGRLTVAQAELEEDGTLQRIRGKWLGNPYADQNLAVH; this is encoded by the coding sequence ATGGAAACCCTGAGAGTCGGTGCGGCCTTTCCCGATCCGCCGTTCAACGGCATGCCGGACGACACCGGGCTAGACATCGACCTGATGGCGGCCATTGCCGAGAAGATCGGAGCGACAGTCGAATTCATCGCCTACGAGGGGGTCGACTTCAACGGGATCTTCGACGGACTCGGCGCCAGGTACGACTGCGTCACCGCGGGAACGACGGTCACCCCGGACCGCGAGAAGAAGGCGCAGTTCCTCCCGCCATACCTGATCTCCGGGCAGTCGCTGGCCGTCGACATCAGAAGACTGCCGCACGTCACCTCCATCGACGACCTCGAGGGCCTGACCATCGGCGTACAACAGGGCAACACCAGCCAACCCATCGCCGAGCGTTTGGTCGCCCAGGGCAAGGCCGCCGCCGTCCGCGTCTACGACTACGGCTCGATCCGCTCGGCGCTGGCCGACCTGACGACCGGTGAATGCGACGCGTTCATGAAGCTCGCGCCCGTGCTCAACGAGCTCGTCAAGCCGATACCCGGCGTCGAAGTCGTGCAACGTGGCATCTCGGTCGAGAACATCGCCATCGCCGTCGCGCTCGGTGATCAGACGCTCCTCGGCCGCCTCACCGTCGCGCAGGCCGAGTTGGAGGAGGACGGCACACTGCAGCGCATCCGCGGGAAATGGCTGGGCAATCCCTACGCCGACCAGAACCTGGCGGTGCATTGA